Proteins found in one Pontibacter sp. SGAir0037 genomic segment:
- a CDS encoding heme A synthase, producing the protein MNNKSFQYKRFRNIGVLTVLAVYFLILVGGIVRSTGSGMGCPDWPKCFGSWVPPTDVGQLPDNYLEVYKEKRIEKNKRVAGYLDKLGFKEVSAAIFSHPSQYIETEFNVTKTWIEYINRLVGALIGVFIFLTVVFAFPFLKKDKIVFYLSLLSFLLVGFQGWLGSIVVSTNLLPITITVHMALALLIVAMLQYAVVRSQKQTFTNRFAFTGKIYFLIWTVSIISFIQIILGTQVREEVDLVAFMMNGESRELWVDKLGAYFYVHRSFSILVLGINVYTAYLLYNLKDKQMSGLTTIMLVIVGLEIALGIGMAYFAIPPALQPLHLTLGTLLFGVQFLMLIIYKYASYKAVNKPVAVLN; encoded by the coding sequence ATGAATAATAAATCTTTTCAATATAAAAGATTTAGAAATATTGGAGTACTTACAGTTTTAGCTGTATACTTTCTAATATTGGTCGGAGGAATCGTGCGGAGTACTGGTTCAGGAATGGGTTGCCCAGACTGGCCTAAGTGCTTTGGCAGTTGGGTTCCTCCGACTGATGTTGGCCAATTGCCTGATAATTACTTAGAAGTATATAAGGAAAAGCGAATAGAGAAAAATAAGAGGGTAGCCGGATATCTGGATAAGCTTGGTTTCAAAGAAGTCTCCGCCGCCATTTTTTCTCATCCAAGCCAGTACATAGAAACAGAATTTAATGTCACTAAAACTTGGATTGAGTATATAAACAGGTTGGTTGGAGCTTTAATTGGTGTTTTTATTTTTCTTACTGTCGTTTTTGCTTTCCCTTTTTTAAAGAAGGACAAGATCGTTTTCTACTTGTCGCTTTTGAGCTTTCTTCTGGTAGGTTTTCAAGGGTGGTTGGGTTCGATAGTAGTTTCTACAAACCTGCTCCCCATTACCATTACCGTACACATGGCGTTAGCGCTGCTCATAGTGGCAATGTTGCAATACGCTGTGGTGCGCTCACAAAAACAAACTTTTACAAATCGGTTTGCTTTCACAGGCAAAATATATTTTCTGATCTGGACCGTTTCCATCATCAGTTTTATTCAAATTATATTAGGTACTCAGGTTCGTGAAGAAGTAGATCTGGTAGCTTTTATGATGAATGGGGAATCGAGAGAATTGTGGGTAGATAAGTTAGGGGCTTATTTTTATGTTCACCGGTCCTTTTCAATTTTGGTATTAGGAATTAATGTTTATACTGCCTACCTGCTGTATAATCTGAAGGATAAACAAATGTCAGGGCTGACGACAATAATGTTGGTCATCGTTGGATTGGAAATCGCGTTGGGCATTGGCATGGCTTATTTCGCTATACCCCCTGCGCTTCAACCATTGCATCTCACGTTAGGTACACTTTTATTTGGTGTACAGTTTTTAATGTTGATTATATATAAGTATGCCTCTTATAAGGCAGTAAATAAACCAGTAGCTGTTTTAAACTAA
- the cyoE gene encoding heme o synthase — protein sequence MISQKSETLRPVSFMSEKVKAYFSLLKFRLSFTVAFSSAIGFILGKPGTNYAEIALVMLGGLLVTGSANIINQILEKDLDKMMKRTAKRPLPTGLLSVTEAAIFSFILGIAGLFLLGYFFNTLAAAISLVSLILYGLIYTPLKRINPICVFVGAIPGGLPPLIGWVAATGVMGVEAWILFGIQFIWQFPHFWAIAWVLDDDYKKAGFRMLPMEGGKNLKTAIQIMIYTLMLIPLSLLPLQFGMTGTTSAFVAVVCGVLFLAQTFYLMRTCTKKAAMNIMFGSFLYLPIVQIAFVLDKVNL from the coding sequence ATGATCTCTCAAAAGTCGGAAACACTGCGGCCAGTTTCTTTTATGTCGGAAAAAGTAAAGGCGTATTTCTCTCTCCTTAAGTTCAGATTAAGTTTTACAGTTGCTTTTTCTAGTGCTATAGGGTTTATACTGGGTAAACCTGGTACGAACTATGCAGAAATTGCCTTAGTTATGTTAGGTGGATTACTGGTAACAGGATCTGCAAATATCATCAATCAGATTCTGGAAAAGGATCTTGATAAGATGATGAAGCGAACAGCCAAAAGACCTTTGCCTACAGGATTATTGTCGGTAACAGAAGCTGCGATATTCAGCTTTATATTAGGTATTGCCGGCTTGTTCTTACTTGGATATTTCTTTAATACACTCGCAGCAGCCATTTCGCTGGTATCCCTGATTCTTTACGGGCTTATCTATACACCGCTTAAGCGTATAAACCCAATTTGTGTATTTGTAGGTGCTATACCCGGCGGCTTGCCACCACTTATAGGATGGGTTGCGGCAACAGGTGTAATGGGTGTAGAAGCCTGGATTTTATTCGGAATACAGTTTATCTGGCAGTTCCCACATTTCTGGGCAATTGCATGGGTGCTGGACGATGACTATAAGAAAGCCGGCTTTCGGATGTTACCGATGGAAGGTGGAAAAAATCTGAAAACAGCTATTCAGATCATGATCTACACACTGATGCTGATTCCCTTAAGTCTGTTGCCACTACAGTTCGGGATGACAGGTACTACCTCAGCTTTTGTAGCTGTTGTGTGTGGTGTTTTATTTTTAGCCCAAACGTTTTATTTAATGCGTACCTGTACAAAAAAGGCTGCTATGAATATTATGTTTGGATCTTTTTTATATCTGCCTATCGTGCAGATAGCCTTTGTTTTAGATAAAGTAAATTTATAA
- a CDS encoding cytochrome c oxidase subunit 3, translating to MVARSIDGENTTAGVHPLKFSLWLIIISIIMMFAAFTSAYIVRRAEGNWLEFDLPSVLLINTIVILISSVTMQLAHNAAKKNNLSFLKIMLMATIGLGVAFLIGQLNGWGSLVQDNVYFGGETSNPAGSFMYVLTGVHGFHLITGLIFLVIVLMSSLKYKVHSKNMLRIQLCTIYWHFLGGLWLYLYIFLRLNH from the coding sequence ATGGTTGCCAGATCAATAGATGGAGAAAATACAACAGCAGGAGTGCATCCATTAAAGTTCTCGCTGTGGTTGATTATTATTAGTATTATCATGATGTTTGCAGCTTTTACAAGTGCATACATCGTAAGAAGGGCAGAAGGTAACTGGTTGGAATTTGATTTACCTTCTGTACTCCTCATAAATACCATTGTTATTCTTATCAGCAGTGTTACGATGCAACTAGCACATAATGCTGCCAAAAAGAACAACTTGTCATTTCTGAAGATCATGCTCATGGCTACTATCGGCCTGGGAGTGGCTTTTCTGATCGGTCAGTTGAACGGGTGGGGATCGCTTGTACAGGATAATGTTTATTTCGGTGGCGAGACCAGTAACCCTGCCGGTTCATTCATGTATGTATTAACAGGTGTTCACGGGTTTCACTTAATTACTGGCCTTATTTTTTTAGTAATAGTGCTGATGTCCAGTTTAAAGTACAAAGTGCATTCTAAAAATATGCTGCGTATACAGTTATGTACTATATATTGGCACTTTTTAGGAGGACTTTGGCTATATTTGTACATCTTTTTAAGATTAAATCACTAA
- a CDS encoding cytochrome c oxidase subunit 3, whose translation MSTSTTLEAPSTGTWDGGNEPFKASYGKLMMWFFLLSDAFTFGALLIVYGLSRHKHLPYTGEPEAFIFSTEYWPIPEKVFNAFPGFHGVDLPLAFVALMTMILILSSVTMVLAVEAGHRMDKNDVQKWLLWTILFGGTFLGCQAWEWAHFITGDDQGMLLSDGARVFGANLTVNQYGPPLFADLFFFITGFHGTHVFSGVVLLIMIFINTVNGVYHKRGHYEMVEKVGLYWHFVDLVWVFVFTFFYLI comes from the coding sequence ATGTCTACATCAACTACGCTGGAAGCACCTAGTACAGGTACATGGGATGGTGGAAACGAACCATTTAAAGCGAGCTATGGAAAACTAATGATGTGGTTTTTCCTGCTTTCAGATGCGTTTACTTTTGGTGCGCTTCTAATTGTTTACGGTCTTTCACGTCACAAGCACTTGCCTTACACTGGCGAACCTGAAGCCTTTATTTTCTCAACTGAGTATTGGCCAATTCCTGAGAAAGTGTTTAATGCTTTCCCTGGTTTTCATGGCGTGGATCTGCCGCTTGCCTTCGTAGCCTTAATGACCATGATCCTGATCTTAAGTTCAGTTACCATGGTATTGGCCGTTGAAGCCGGACATAGAATGGATAAAAACGATGTTCAGAAGTGGTTGTTGTGGACTATCCTGTTTGGTGGTACTTTCTTAGGATGTCAGGCATGGGAGTGGGCTCACTTTATTACCGGTGATGACCAAGGTATGTTATTAAGCGACGGAGCAAGAGTTTTCGGAGCTAACTTAACAGTTAACCAGTATGGTCCGCCATTGTTTGCAGATCTTTTCTTCTTCATCACTGGTTTCCACGGTACACACGTATTTAGTGGTGTGGTGTTGCTGATCATGATTTTCATCAATACTGTAAACGGTGTGTATCACAAACGTGGGCACTATGAAATGGTTGAAAAAGTTGGTCTTTACTGGCACTTTGTAGACCTTGTTTGGGTATTCGTTTTCACATTCTTCTACCTGATCTAA
- a CDS encoding cytochrome C oxidase subunit IV family protein, producing the protein MAMHSDHSHDFNHTGEIPKPQTKQIWKTFWILVAITAFEFLIAFTMDAGTLRNAIFIVLTIFKAFYIVAEFMHLKHETKALIWCILIPMALVIWLMVALISEGSYYYDSVTNYFN; encoded by the coding sequence ATGGCAATGCATTCTGATCATTCACATGATTTCAACCACACTGGTGAAATCCCGAAACCACAAACAAAGCAGATCTGGAAAACTTTCTGGATATTGGTGGCAATTACCGCATTTGAGTTCTTGATAGCATTCACCATGGATGCCGGCACACTCAGAAATGCCATCTTTATTGTGCTTACTATTTTTAAGGCTTTCTACATTGTAGCTGAATTTATGCACTTAAAGCACGAAACAAAAGCGCTTATCTGGTGTATTCTTATTCCAATGGCTTTGGTAATCTGGTTAATGGTAGCACTTATTTCTGAAGGAAGTTACTATTACGATTCCGTTACGAATTACTTTAATTAA
- a CDS encoding SCO family protein, whose amino-acid sequence MFPKTDEEGEVLFDEKGDTLFHQVPGFAFTSQQGERVTQQDLENKIYVTNFFFASCPDVCKKMSSQLSRVQEAFADNPSVNIVSLTVNPENDSPEVLAEYASMYGADPKKWIFLTGNREEIYTLAQQGFYLPVQQVEGQQDFIHSEKFMLVDKNQHIRGQYDGTDPVEVDRLITEINVLLDEYSKSK is encoded by the coding sequence TTGTTTCCTAAAACTGATGAAGAAGGTGAAGTCCTTTTTGATGAAAAGGGTGATACCCTATTTCACCAGGTCCCTGGTTTTGCCTTTACCTCCCAGCAGGGAGAAAGGGTAACGCAGCAGGATCTGGAAAATAAAATCTACGTTACCAACTTCTTTTTTGCCTCCTGCCCGGATGTGTGTAAGAAAATGTCTTCCCAACTATCAAGAGTACAGGAAGCTTTTGCTGATAACCCTTCCGTTAACATTGTATCCCTTACTGTAAATCCAGAAAATGATTCGCCGGAAGTATTAGCAGAGTATGCCAGCATGTATGGGGCCGATCCAAAAAAATGGATTTTCCTGACAGGTAACAGAGAGGAGATCTATACTTTAGCACAACAAGGGTTTTATTTGCCTGTGCAACAGGTGGAAGGCCAGCAGGATTTTATCCATAGCGAAAAATTTATGCTGGTAGACAAAAATCAGCATATCAGAGGGCAGTACGATGGAACAGATCCGGTTGAGGTGGATAGATTGATAACTGAAATAAATGTACTTCTAGATGAATACAGTAAAAGCAAATAA
- a CDS encoding DUF420 domain-containing protein, producing MNTVKANKVEAKKDKTFLVIIAVLSVVIPIVVALLFFMPKARNHDIDVTNLPGFHAILNSLTAVALVIGYYNIKRRNTRAHRNAMIVAFSLSSVFLVSYVTYHFLGERTVYGGEGLLKGFYYFVLLTHIVLAIVIVPLVLLSMYFGITEQHARHRRISRWTFPLWLYVAVTGVLVYVLISPYYSWNL from the coding sequence ATGAATACAGTAAAAGCAAATAAAGTGGAGGCAAAGAAGGACAAGACATTCCTGGTTATAATTGCCGTTTTATCTGTTGTTATTCCAATTGTAGTGGCATTATTGTTTTTTATGCCAAAAGCAAGAAACCATGATATCGACGTAACTAATTTACCTGGTTTTCATGCAATCCTGAATTCTCTCACAGCCGTAGCATTAGTGATAGGATATTATAACATCAAGCGTAGAAATACGAGGGCTCACCGGAATGCCATGATTGTGGCATTTAGTTTATCTTCCGTTTTTCTAGTGTCGTATGTTACGTATCATTTTTTAGGTGAGCGTACGGTGTACGGAGGGGAGGGACTCCTGAAAGGTTTTTATTATTTTGTTTTACTCACACATATTGTACTGGCTATCGTAATTGTACCTCTGGTACTTTTATCCATGTACTTTGGCATTACGGAGCAACACGCCAGGCACAGGCGAATTTCCCGCTGGACATTCCCGCTATGGTTATACGTTGCAGTTACAGGTGTTTTAGTTTATGTTTTAATATCACCATACTACAGTTGGAACCTGTAG
- a CDS encoding HAMP domain-containing sensor histidine kinase, which translates to MHYNLPALIANKDSQTVQAAISKRINHIVDEAKAEAKKIGSQLNGGGTISFSHLLKKSKYPTFVYEKGQLVFWSDHTVVPDLDFPPVVDRPAALSNSFGTFIVVPHRERAYQLLIYIPLQIDYRISNDYLTSGLQQHIFQNTQAKLVLDPRANYPQVRTNQGDFLFALDLKSGRKQTGHDGLKLFLLASGIAFYIAFSALWSNRLLRKEKFTQGAFLLLSLLLLLRLALLALNLPFAIAEIRLFDPRLYAASFWSPSVGDLALNMLLLATVAWASLYLFNKNQVASQLKTISKRHSRYLQLNCIVIFYILLLLLFKFYHGIYHNSPLSLDISQTLDITKYKIILLGTIFVHAGSLCVFAYILSTVLSVLISKEPKMWPYQLLGAVAALFIVIVVVLQVAYLISIIITGVVFWLAVMLSAQHRSAVSFTYRIYLFLLLVMAVSAFTGAIALYTHYQKEILAYKQNFASNLLQGNDVLAEYMLEEDVSRKIAHDGLIKMKMMGPYVDAAFIKRKISKQYLRDYFDKYETNVLLFDSEGRTLVSADTTASTLQELINRYDKPLTRTERKNLFLINDPTKFNARMYLKIIEIPLGNRHLGTIVLQLTLKKLLPHSVVPELLVDQKNSQLFRTDFLSYAIYEKNQLVYSEGEYDYATNFNKARMQSIDLYRQGITQDNSHHLGVQDADGKVLVITTENYGGREILSNFSFLFLSFTFGLICCLVVYLLFNRQYVREFSPNFSTKIQLFLNFGILLPLLLVSITTASLVTSSYKKDLMMTYEQRGESVQQNLSSLLRTDGLLNRRLLQSKVTDVASISETDINLYDRHGRLVVTSQPMIFEAGLLSKLVNPAAFAAVSERQALRVLLDEKAGSLTFNALYMPLRDNSTQGELQGFIGIPFFDSEKELESKLIELITTTMNIFTIMFMVFILLTFFASRALTVPLRMLTEKLKRTSLAGKNEMLLYKGADEIGMLVNEYNRMLLTLEQNKVDLAMREKEAAWREMARQVAHEIKNPLTPMKLSLQYLQKAIAEKKPNTEQLIDKISHTLITQINILSDIATSFSNFTSMPEPKAEPMNLAAALQQAADLHNDPATAVILKDIPAEEVIVLGDESLIVRTFNNLLLNAIQAVPASRKPHLKVALEVQQEGRTALVTIKDNGSGIPAEIRNKVFIPNFSTKYTGSGIGLAVAKKGIESAGGQIWFDTEEGKGTTFFISLPLASV; encoded by the coding sequence TTGCATTACAACTTACCTGCTCTGATTGCGAATAAAGACTCTCAGACAGTTCAGGCAGCTATCTCAAAAAGAATTAATCATATTGTTGATGAAGCAAAGGCCGAGGCAAAAAAAATAGGGAGCCAGTTGAATGGCGGGGGGACCATCTCTTTTTCTCACCTTCTGAAAAAGTCGAAGTATCCAACATTTGTGTATGAGAAAGGGCAGTTGGTTTTCTGGTCTGATCATACGGTTGTTCCTGATTTAGACTTTCCGCCTGTTGTAGACAGGCCCGCTGCTCTAAGTAATAGTTTTGGTACTTTTATAGTAGTGCCTCATCGGGAACGGGCATACCAGTTACTGATTTATATTCCGCTGCAGATCGATTACCGGATCAGCAACGATTACCTCACTTCCGGACTACAGCAGCATATTTTCCAGAACACACAGGCAAAGCTGGTGCTGGACCCCAGGGCTAATTATCCACAGGTACGCACAAACCAAGGTGATTTTCTGTTTGCCCTGGATTTGAAGAGTGGCAGAAAACAAACAGGCCACGATGGGTTAAAGCTGTTTTTACTTGCATCGGGAATCGCTTTTTATATTGCTTTCAGTGCTCTGTGGAGTAACCGGTTGCTGCGGAAGGAGAAATTCACACAGGGAGCTTTTCTATTATTGTCTCTTTTGCTGCTACTCAGGCTGGCACTTTTAGCACTAAACCTGCCCTTTGCCATAGCAGAAATCAGGCTGTTCGACCCCAGGTTGTATGCTGCGTCTTTCTGGTCGCCGTCTGTAGGCGATTTAGCCCTTAACATGCTGCTGCTGGCTACTGTAGCCTGGGCCTCGCTGTACCTGTTCAATAAGAACCAGGTGGCTTCACAGCTAAAAACGATCAGCAAGAGGCATAGCAGGTACCTGCAGCTTAATTGTATTGTGATTTTTTACATCCTGTTGCTGTTGCTGTTTAAGTTTTATCACGGCATCTACCATAACTCTCCTCTTTCGCTGGATATCAGCCAAACCCTGGATATCACAAAATACAAGATCATCTTACTGGGTACTATTTTCGTGCATGCCGGCTCTTTGTGCGTGTTTGCCTATATCCTTTCCACTGTCTTATCGGTGCTGATTAGCAAAGAGCCAAAAATGTGGCCGTATCAGTTACTAGGGGCTGTAGCTGCTCTGTTTATCGTGATTGTGGTGGTCCTGCAGGTGGCCTACCTGATCAGTATTATCATAACGGGCGTTGTGTTCTGGCTGGCTGTGATGCTTTCGGCGCAACACCGGAGCGCTGTCAGTTTTACTTACCGGATATACCTGTTCCTGTTGCTGGTAATGGCTGTTAGTGCTTTTACAGGTGCCATTGCGTTGTATACCCATTACCAGAAAGAGATATTGGCTTATAAGCAGAACTTCGCTTCCAATTTACTGCAGGGTAATGATGTACTGGCCGAATATATGCTGGAGGAGGATGTGTCGCGGAAGATTGCGCATGATGGCCTGATCAAGATGAAAATGATGGGCCCTTACGTGGACGCTGCTTTTATAAAACGTAAGATATCAAAACAGTACCTGCGGGATTACTTTGATAAGTACGAAACCAATGTGCTGCTGTTCGATAGCGAAGGCCGTACATTGGTGAGCGCCGATACCACTGCATCTACGCTGCAGGAACTGATAAACAGGTATGATAAGCCGCTTACCCGAACAGAACGGAAAAACCTGTTCCTGATAAACGATCCAACTAAGTTTAATGCCCGCATGTACCTTAAAATAATCGAGATTCCGCTAGGCAACCGGCATCTGGGTACTATAGTGCTGCAGCTTACGCTTAAAAAGCTATTGCCGCATAGTGTGGTTCCTGAGCTACTGGTAGATCAGAAAAACAGCCAGTTATTCAGAACTGACTTTTTAAGCTACGCGATATACGAGAAAAACCAACTGGTATACAGCGAAGGCGAGTATGATTATGCTACCAATTTTAACAAGGCACGGATGCAAAGCATCGACCTTTACAGGCAAGGCATTACACAGGATAACTCTCACCACCTGGGCGTACAGGATGCCGATGGAAAAGTGCTTGTTATCACCACAGAAAACTATGGGGGGCGGGAGATACTGTCTAATTTCTCTTTCCTTTTTTTGTCGTTTACGTTTGGCCTGATATGCTGCCTGGTGGTTTATTTGTTGTTTAACAGGCAGTATGTAAGAGAGTTCAGTCCTAATTTTAGTACAAAAATTCAGCTGTTTTTGAACTTTGGCATTCTTCTTCCGCTTTTACTGGTAAGTATTACAACGGCAAGTCTTGTAACATCTTCCTATAAGAAAGACCTGATGATGACATATGAACAAAGGGGGGAGTCTGTTCAGCAAAATCTGAGTAGCCTGCTGCGAACAGATGGTCTTTTAAACAGGAGGTTGTTGCAATCTAAAGTTACCGATGTGGCAAGTATTTCTGAAACAGACATTAACTTGTATGACAGGCACGGGAGACTTGTTGTAACGAGTCAGCCAATGATATTTGAAGCAGGCCTGCTTTCCAAATTAGTTAATCCGGCAGCATTTGCTGCTGTGTCGGAGCGACAGGCTTTGCGGGTGCTGCTCGATGAAAAAGCCGGCAGCCTGACTTTTAATGCGCTCTACATGCCGTTGCGCGACAACAGTACGCAGGGGGAGCTGCAAGGCTTTATCGGTATCCCTTTCTTCGATTCTGAAAAAGAACTGGAATCCAAGCTGATCGAACTGATTACAACTACCATGAACATCTTTACCATTATGTTTATGGTGTTTATCCTGCTTACTTTCTTTGCCTCCAGAGCCTTAACAGTGCCTTTGCGCATGCTCACCGAGAAACTGAAGCGAACGTCGCTTGCCGGTAAAAACGAAATGCTGCTTTATAAAGGAGCCGATGAAATCGGGATGCTGGTAAACGAGTATAACCGTATGCTGCTTACGCTGGAGCAGAATAAGGTTGACTTGGCAATGCGCGAGAAAGAGGCTGCCTGGCGCGAAATGGCAAGGCAGGTGGCCCATGAGATCAAGAATCCACTGACACCTATGAAGCTTTCGTTGCAATACCTGCAGAAAGCCATTGCTGAAAAGAAACCGAATACAGAGCAACTCATTGATAAAATATCACACACGCTGATTACCCAGATAAACATTCTGAGCGATATAGCTACCTCATTCTCTAATTTTACCTCTATGCCGGAGCCAAAGGCTGAGCCCATGAACCTGGCAGCAGCCCTGCAGCAGGCAGCCGATCTGCATAACGATCCGGCTACGGCTGTAATTCTTAAAGACATTCCTGCGGAAGAAGTAATAGTACTGGGAGATGAAAGCCTGATTGTGCGAACATTCAACAATCTTCTGCTGAACGCTATACAGGCGGTGCCAGCCAGCCGTAAACCTCACCTAAAAGTAGCCCTGGAGGTGCAGCAGGAAGGGCGAACTGCTTTGGTAACTATAAAAGACAATGGCAGTGGTATACCTGCTGAGATCCGGAACAAAGTTTTTATACCGAATTTCAGTACCAAGTACACAGGTTCTGGTATTGGCCTGGCAGTGGCCAAAAAAGGAATAGAAAGCGCTGGTGGCCAGATTTGGTTTGATACAGAGGAAGGTAAGGGAACCACGTTTTTTATCTCTTTACCTCTGGCTTCTGTATGA